One region of Chaetodon auriga isolate fChaAug3 chromosome 5, fChaAug3.hap1, whole genome shotgun sequence genomic DNA includes:
- the prdm8b gene encoding PR domain zinc finger protein 8b, giving the protein MEESSSQKLVWDGDAKAVQQCLTDIFTSVYTTCDIPENAIFGPCVLSHTSLYDSIAFIALKSTDKRTAPYIFRVDTSAANSTSEGLMWLRLVQSARDKEEQNLEAYVKNGQLFYRSLRRIEKDEELLVWYGKDLIDLLLLSSSRAPAKSKGSSHHSCPDCSQRFQFEFPFLAHLRFRCTKRLQSITGSDEEPSKESSTERPNTTPTRTSPKLGRSEGFSSPQDGNKPSTDFHNLARDLENNRTSPPSDKEAEICSESSGKRKFSEIEDRECRGPSLPQSKSKDELATSAQNYRGVYGLEENHRSFSPPSSANLSEGKRSAFTEVKKSSQNLKHHSGNKNLQSSNSENKDGGRPSSNPSEKHLNIRQVLSETQPPQTSPMGSAFTSVSQQGGSSGERKSAFSQPSRSSFSQISPLVMPPKLLDCHPAVGDTISSSRLYQADHLAAKLQGAELGANCPVPGGMAKQNPFVYATAFWPKNSGPIQLQMPSALTLLPPSFTSLCLPAQNWCAKCNASFRMTSDLVYHMRSHHKKEYTMEPLVKRRREEKLKCPICNESFRERHHLSRHMTSHN; this is encoded by the exons ATGGAGGAGTCCAGCTCTCAGAAGTTGGTGTGGGATGGGGACGCCAAAGCGGTCCAGCAGTGTCTGACGGACATTTTTACGAGCGTCTACACGACGTGTGACATCCCGGAAAACGCCATTTTCGGCCCGTGTGTGTTGAGCCACACGTCGCTGTACGACAGCATCGCCTTCATAGCTCTGAAATCCACCGACAAGCGCACAGCACCTTACATCTTCAGG GTGGACACCTCAGCGGCCAACAGCACCTCAGAGGGCTTGATGTGGCTGCGGCTCGTCCAGTCCGCCCGGGACAAAGAGGAACAGAACCTGGAGGCCTACGTGAAGAACGGCCAGCTCTTCTACCGCTCGCTCCGCCGGATCGAGAAGGACGAGGAGCTGCTGGTCTGGTACGGCAAAGACCTCAtcgacctgctgctgctcagctccagCAGAGCTCCTGCGAAGAGCAAAG GTTCGTCCCACCACTCATGTCCAGACTGCAGCCAGCGGTTCCAGTTTGAGTTCCCGTTCTTGGCTCATCTCCGGTTCCGTTGCACCAAAAGACTGCAGAGCATCACGGGGTCTGACGAGGAACCCAGCAAAGAGAGCAGCACTGAACGACCAAACACAACCCCAACCAGGACCAGTCCAAAGCTGGGCCGCTCCGAAGGCTTCAGCAGCCCGCAGGATGGCAACAAACCCTCCACAGACTTTCATAACCTGGCTAGGGATCTAGAGAACAACCGCACCAGCCCGCCAAGCGACAAGGAAGCTGAGATCTGCAGCGAGAGCTCGGGGAAGAGGAAGTTCTCAGAGATAGAAGACAGGGAGTGTCGAGGGCCCAGCCTTCCACAGTCCAAGTCTAAAGACGAGCTTGCAACATCTGCACAGAACTACAGAGGAGTGTACGGACTGGAGGAGAACCACAGGTCCTTCTCCCCGCCGAGTTCCGCAAACCTTTCTGAGGGCAAGCGCAGCGCCTTCACCGAGGTCAAGAAGTCATCCCAGAACCTCAAACACCACAGCGGCAACAAAAACCTCCAGAGCTCCAACTctgaaaacaaagatggtgGTCGTCCCAGCAGCAATCCATCAGAGAAGCACCTCAACATCAGGCAGGTGCTGTCGGAGACCCAGCCACCCCAAACCTCCCCCATGGGCAGCGCTTTCACCTCTGTTAGCCAGCAGGGTGGCAgcagtggagagaggaagagcgccTTTAGCCAGCCATCTCGCTCCTCCTTCTCCCAGATCTCACCACTGGTGATGCCGCCCAAGCTGCTGGACTGCCACCCAGCGGTGGGCGACACCATCTCCTCCAGCAGACTCTACCAGGCCGACCACCTCGCCGCCAAACTACAGGGCGCAGAACTGGGTGCCAACTGCCCTGTGCCGGGCGGCATGGCCAAGCAGAACCCCTTCGTCTATGCCACCGCCTTCTGGCCCAAGAACTCCGGGCCTATTCAGCTTCAGATGCCCTCGGCGCTCACCCTCCTGCCaccctccttcacctccctgTGCCTGCCGGCCCAGAACTGGTGCGCCAAGTGTAACGCCTCCTTCCGCATGACCTCGGACTTGGTTTACCACATGCGATCCCACCACAAAAAGGAGTACACCATGGAGCCTCTGGTCAAGCGGCGGCGTGAAGAGAAACTCAAGTGCCCCATTTGCAACGAGTCCTTCCGGGAGCGGCATCACCTGTCACGTCACATGACCTCCCATAACTGA